Genomic DNA from Hordeum vulgare subsp. vulgare chromosome 2H, MorexV3_pseudomolecules_assembly, whole genome shotgun sequence:
TGTCAGACGCTTCCAAGGATACACAAGACAGGCAGGGGCTGTTGGCAGTTTCAGCGGCGATGTGACCTGAGCAGGTGAGCAAGCACATGATGATCCCCAGGCTGAGAAGAGTGTAGATAAACCTGCACAACAAGTGAAATTCTTTTATATCAAAACAGACCTTTCATAGTATTTGTATAGTAGCATTACATATACGCAAGCAAGGCACCTGAAAATTCCTTGAATACTGGCGGCATGGATTCCTAATTTATCAGGCCCAACATAAAAAAAGCATGGTATGTAGAATAAGCCATTCGGTGCGTCGACGTCTTAACAGCAAAACGAGAGGAAGATGCCGGTCACTACAGACGTGTCTAAGTTGGCGAAAGAGATTGTTGAGCACAAATCGCTGTTGTTTCTTTATCCCCCATGAGTGCTCCAGCATAGCCCACCAATCAACCGCACCGCGCAAACAAATACATACATCCATCCTTTTCGTTTGGGCCATCCGTTGGCCGTTGCATCGCAGTCGTATGACGACACATCGCAGCCGCCACCTAAATTTGTAGAGCGCAATTCCACCGTAACCACCGAATGGCACTTGTATCTAGTTGCTTTTTTGTTTCCTGTGCGTCGTCACTGCACACAAATTCAGTGGAATagtggctgctgctgctgcgtgtCCCGCCCGTCAGCAGTCGGGGGGAAAAGGGGGACGCTTTTGGGTTTGGGTATGGTTCGGTTCCTACGCCACTTCCCGATCCTTCTTGCTTTGCTAGTATCTCGTTCGTTCCAGCACGGAGCTGATCCTGATCCTCCGTCGCTGCTACATCCGATGAAACAGTGCGCTGGCAGGATGCGCGCATTTCACCGGGGATTTGATCGGAGGTAGGTGCAGCGGGTATCTGGGCGACGGATTTCGCCGCGAATTCGGTCGGAGGAATCGGGAGCGGCAGCGGAAATGGGGGGAATAAAGCAGCAAATCATCCAGCAGGAAGCAGCGACTAGGCGAAAGCAGAGATTGCGACGCGAGTCGCGGCGCTACGCGAGATCCGTGGAgttgagggaggaggaggaggaagggggtgGTACGAACCAGGGGGcggggaggtggccggcggcctGCTGGGACCAGGCGCGGAGCACCCAGAGCGCGTAGAGGATGACGGCCATCCCGGCGAGCCCCACGACGGAGTTGGCCGCCTTGAGCGCCGTCTGCACGCAGCTCCGCACCGCCGCGCGCCCCGCCATGCCCTCCGTCTCGTCGCCGCCGGCCAACCAGCTCTCCGCCCGGCAGGCCGCTCCCCAAGCTCGAGCCTTTTTCTGCCTCTGGGGGAGCAGCAGTGGGAGACCGCAGGGAGgaacggggcggggcggggcggggctgcGGGAGAGAGACCGCAGGTGGAGTTTGACGGACGACGGTGGCGTGGGGTTTCGGGGAAGCGGGTGAGGAGAAAGAAAAGACTTGTGAAGACCGGAGcggggagaggggaggggagggagtgggGTGGGGGTGGTGGGGGGTGGGGTTGAGCGGCGGAGGCGGATGGACATGGACTGGACGTGACGACTCGCCGGGAAACGGGAAATGGATATGCGATTTGGAAATTTTCAGACAGCGATGGttgctctttttttgtttttgtctctttttattttttgcggCTAGGTTATTATTAATAATGATGTGGAGGGGTTGGTCTGTACACGATAAATCCATATTTACTCGCatatactccttccgttcctaaatataagacattttaaagatttcactatggactgcatatggatgtatatagacatattttagaatatagattcactcattttgctccgtatgtagtccatagtgaattctctaaaaggtcttatatttaagaacggaggaagtacCTCGTATTTATTTTTACATACAGTACATGGCTTCGCGGTCGCCTCTTGTCTATGTCCGTCGACAGAAAacaaccccctcccctccccacgCGCGTATGAGATTGTGGTTTCTCTCTGCGCATTTCGAATGCATGTCTTTAAGATTTACGTCTGGGCATTTCGGATGCTTGTCTTTAAGATTTACGTGTAACACCATCACATTCACCGACCATGGCTAACATTTAGGAGCGGTCAGTTTTTGTGACATCTGAAATCAAAGATCATCGTTCGATGGGTGTGTGGTGGAAAATTGTTGCATGTATTCATGTGTTGAAAGCGTGTACTCGATATCTCTACATTTAATCATGTACTTCCTCTGtcctaaaataactgtctcaactttatactagctctagtacaaaattgtactaagctcaag
This window encodes:
- the LOC123428316 gene encoding tetraspanin-19, with the protein product MSIRLRRSTPPPTTPTPLPPLPSPRSGLHKSFLSPHPLPRNPTPPSSVKLHLRSLSRSPAPPRPVPPCGLPLLLPQRQKKARAWGAACRAESWLAGGDETEGMAGRAAVRSCVQTALKAANSVVGLAGMAVILYALWVLRAWSQQAAGHLPAPWFIYTLLSLGIIMCLLTCSGHIAAETANSPCLSCHMIFVFLLVILEAAIAADVFLNSYWEEDFPDDPSGKFDEFKHFVRSNFDVCEWVALSVVAAQVLSIILAMVLRALGPDSEIEYDSDDDAVPARLPLLRSHAQNSPNYGQPNSPRRIDSWHVRILDKANQQ